The DNA region GGAAGCGCGCGACGATCACGATGACGGCGACCAGCACGGTGGCGGTCAGGATGTCGTGCAGCGGGAACGCCTTCGACTTCTCGTACAGCGAGCGCATCTGGAAGCCGGTCAGGAGGAACAGCAGGCCCTCGATCAGATAGATGATCAAATCCCAGAAGAAGATGCCCTGCAGGCGCGTCGCGGCCGAGATCAGCAGCGGTCCGTTCCAGCTCATATAGAGGCCGCAGGCGACGGTTGCGATCACGCCGCTGCCGCCGAAATGCTCGGGGATCCAGTAGGCGAGATAGGGCGTGATCAGCGACAGCGTGATCTCGACCTGCGGATCCCGGGCGCGGCGGCGGGCGCGCAGGCTGAGCCAGCCCACCGCCGTGCCGAACGCGATCTCGCCGGCAACGATGACGAGGAACGTGCCGGTCGCCTTCGGCAGCGAGAACAGCCCGGTGGTGATGGCGGCGAGCGCGAAGCGGTAGAGGATCAGCGCGGTCGCGTCATTGGCGAGCCCTTCGCCCTCGAGCACCACCAGGATCCGGCGGGGCATGCCGAGCTTGCGCGCGATCGCGAGCGGCGCGACCACGTCCGGCGGCGCGACGATCGCCCCGAGCAGGAAGCCGATGCTCCAGGGCAGGTCGATCAGATAGTGGGTCGCGGCCGCGACCATGAAGGCGGTGAAGATCACGCAGCCGACCGACAGCAGGATGATCGGCCGCAGATTGGCCTTGAACTCGCGCCAGCTCATCGCGACGCTCGCCGAATAGATCAGCGGCGGCAGCACCACCAGAAGCACGAGCTCGGGCGGCAGTTCCAGCGACGGCATGCCCGGCACAAAGGCGAGCACGATGCCGACCAGCAGGAGCAGGATCGCCGGCGCGATGTCGGTCCGCCGTGCAACCAGGGCGGTTCCCGCCAGCACGCCGAGCAGAGTGAGAAAGATCTGAAACTTGGCTTCCATACTGGGCTCAATTCGCCCGGAAAGCAGCGCCAGTCAATGCGGTCCGGCCGGAGCCGGACCGCCGGGGCGTGTCATAAAGCCGTCGCAGGGATGCGGTGGGCCGCCCGGTCAGTCCCGCTGATCGTAGCGGTAGGACTTCGAGACGATCTGCCAGCCGTCGGCGAGCTTCATTGCGACGAGGTAGTCGGTGAAATAGCGCGGCGGCAGCTGGCAACGCACCTTGATGAAGGCGGTGTTGTCGTCCGACCGGTCGATGGTGACGATGAAGTCCTCGCGCGGCTTGCCTTCGGCCTTCGCCGACGGCCGCTTGCGCACCAGAGCGAGCCAGTCCGGCACGCTGAGGACCTTCAGCTCGCCCTTGTCCACCCAGCGCAGATCGGCGCTGGGATGAAAGGCCGTCGCGAGCTTGTCGGCATTGCTCTCGTAGAGGCCGTCGAAATAGGTTTGCACGACGCTTTCGACGCTGGATCGTTCTTGACTCATTGGTTAGCCCTCCCGGCAGGATTTGAACTACTAGAGCGTTTTCGAGCGAAGTAGGTACCGGTTCGCGTGAAGAAAACGCGTCAAAACGAGAATCTAGAGCCCCCCGTTCCGATTCAATCGGAACGGAAAGGGCTCTAGGATTTAGCCATGAACTGCCGGATTGCGCCATGGCCGGCGATAAAATTCCGCGTGAGGAGTGAGTTGTGACCGCATCTGCAAATTCGAACGAGACGATCCTGACCGGCGAATGCTTCTGCCGCGACGTGCGCTATGAAGTGGCCGACGCGTTCACCTATGCGCTGAATTGTCACTGCTCGAACTGCCGGCGCACCACGGGATCGGCGTTCAAGCCGTTTGCAGGCATCGTGCGCGAGAAGTTCACCGTCACCCGCGGCGCCGAGGGTCTTCTGATCTACGGCGATGAGCTCACCCACGACGCGCATTGCGGCCGCTGCGGGTCGCTGCTCTATTCGCAGGTCCGCAACGGCGCCTATGTCCATGTCACGATGGGTACGCTGCGCGATGCGCCGACGATCCGGCCGACCGCGCATATCTTCGTCGGCTCCAAGGCGCCCTGGTACGAGATACTGGACGACCTGCCGCAATATCGGGAGCACGTCACGCAAGGCGGGGAATAAATTCGCTCAAGGCAAGTTCTTGCCCTGAGTTGGGTCCGCTTGCACCACTGGTGTCTCGGACGGCCCCAGCGAGAACGCGAGCACGACGTTGTCGGCGCGCTGCTTGAATTCCTTGCCGACTGCGGTGCGCGCTGCGTCGGCAAGTTCCTGCAATGGCTTGT from Bradyrhizobium sp. B124 includes:
- a CDS encoding Na+/H+ antiporter, producing MEAKFQIFLTLLGVLAGTALVARRTDIAPAILLLLVGIVLAFVPGMPSLELPPELVLLVVLPPLIYSASVAMSWREFKANLRPIILLSVGCVIFTAFMVAAATHYLIDLPWSIGFLLGAIVAPPDVVAPLAIARKLGMPRRILVVLEGEGLANDATALILYRFALAAITTGLFSLPKATGTFLVIVAGEIAFGTAVGWLSLRARRRARDPQVEITLSLITPYLAYWIPEHFGGSGVIATVACGLYMSWNGPLLISAATRLQGIFFWDLIIYLIEGLLFLLTGFQMRSLYEKSKAFPLHDILTATVLVAVIVIVARFLWVFPGTYLPRWISARVRERDPLPSWRAVFVVAFTGVRGAVSLAAALALPLTLPGGEAFPYRDLILFVAFGVIFVTLVGLGLGLPPVVRVLGLAKDGRSEHIAEHEQEIEARREALNAALKSLDAITDDRELSDEVIKLLRSRHEIRINQLPDTLDPDKHDVSAAGTALTRELIASERKFIHMLLRDGKITDETRRRIERDLDLEEASLSNREYRRIPL
- a CDS encoding nuclear transport factor 2 family protein, encoding MSQERSSVESVVQTYFDGLYESNADKLATAFHPSADLRWVDKGELKVLSVPDWLALVRKRPSAKAEGKPREDFIVTIDRSDDNTAFIKVRCQLPPRYFTDYLVAMKLADGWQIVSKSYRYDQRD
- a CDS encoding GFA family protein, whose amino-acid sequence is MTASANSNETILTGECFCRDVRYEVADAFTYALNCHCSNCRRTTGSAFKPFAGIVREKFTVTRGAEGLLIYGDELTHDAHCGRCGSLLYSQVRNGAYVHVTMGTLRDAPTIRPTAHIFVGSKAPWYEILDDLPQYREHVTQGGE